Proteins encoded within one genomic window of Dyadobacter chenhuakuii:
- a CDS encoding type II toxin-antitoxin system HicA family toxin has product MKYSEFHRIIRRNGWLLVRTRGSHCLYKKDGVTYAVANHGSKEMAEPTRLAAIKIMGLDIQKR; this is encoded by the coding sequence ATGAAATATTCAGAGTTTCACCGTATCATACGGCGTAATGGCTGGTTGCTTGTCAGGACGCGAGGCAGTCATTGTCTTTATAAGAAAGACGGCGTTACTTATGCTGTGGCCAATCACGGTTCCAAAGAGATGGCGGAGCCTACGCGTTTGGCGGCGATCAAAATTATGGGCTTAGACATACAAAAAAGATGA
- a CDS encoding carboxylate-amine ligase, which produces MATFTLGIEEEFQTIDPVTRNLRSHMSKLVEDGKITLKERVKAEMHQAVVEVGTNICHNIQEAREEVTYLRKMILDLADKQNLQVAAAGTHPFADWVEQLITPDPRYDEIIDEMRDVARGNLIFGLHVHVGIENRDEAIQIMNAVRYFLPHIYALSTNSPFWCGRNTGFKSYRSKVFDKFPRTGIPDSFSSAAEYDEYVNLLIKTKCIDNGKKIWWDIRVHPFFDTIEFRMCDVPMRTDETICLAAIMQALVAKIHKLHRMNLTFRPYHRMLINENKWRAARYGIHGKLIDFGKQEEVEYKMLVVELLEFIDDVVDELGSRKEINYIHQIMAMGTGADRQLAVFEQTGSMNAVVDYIVSETRIGLD; this is translated from the coding sequence ATGGCCACTTTCACGCTGGGAATTGAAGAAGAATTTCAGACCATAGATCCTGTCACGAGGAATCTCAGGTCACATATGTCAAAGCTTGTTGAGGACGGAAAAATTACGCTGAAAGAGCGTGTGAAAGCCGAAATGCACCAGGCTGTTGTGGAAGTAGGCACCAACATTTGTCATAACATTCAGGAGGCGCGTGAGGAAGTTACCTATCTGAGGAAGATGATCCTGGACCTGGCCGACAAGCAGAATCTGCAGGTGGCCGCCGCCGGAACACATCCGTTTGCAGACTGGGTTGAACAGCTCATCACGCCCGACCCCCGTTATGACGAAATCATCGATGAAATGCGCGACGTAGCACGCGGCAACCTGATTTTCGGGTTGCACGTGCACGTTGGGATTGAAAATCGGGACGAAGCCATTCAGATTATGAATGCGGTGCGATATTTCTTGCCGCATATTTATGCATTGTCAACCAACTCGCCGTTCTGGTGCGGTCGTAATACAGGTTTCAAGTCTTACCGGTCCAAGGTTTTTGATAAATTCCCCCGAACCGGCATTCCGGATTCGTTTTCAAGCGCTGCCGAATACGATGAATATGTCAATCTGCTGATCAAGACCAAATGCATTGATAATGGTAAAAAGATCTGGTGGGATATTCGCGTCCATCCGTTTTTCGACACCATTGAATTCCGCATGTGCGATGTGCCTATGCGTACGGATGAGACCATTTGCCTGGCTGCCATTATGCAGGCTCTCGTTGCTAAAATTCATAAATTGCATCGAATGAACCTGACATTCAGACCCTATCACCGCATGTTGATCAATGAAAACAAGTGGCGGGCCGCCCGCTACGGCATCCACGGCAAGCTCATCGACTTTGGTAAGCAAGAGGAGGTGGAATACAAGATGCTGGTCGTTGAGCTGCTGGAATTTATAGACGATGTTGTGGATGAGCTGGGAAGCCGGAAAGAGATCAACTATATCCATCAAATAATGGCCATGGGAACGGGTGCTGACCGCCAATTGGCTGTGTTCGAGCAAACTGGAAGCATGAATGCCGTGGTGGATTACATCGTTTCTGAAACCAGAATCGGGTTAGATTGA
- a CDS encoding type II toxin-antitoxin system RelE/ParE family toxin, translating to MIEITYTHEFRREYKRLAKKYPSLYTDIQKLIINLTENPTTGKPLGSEIFKIRWPVKSKGKGKSGGIRIITHFMFTDNELVLITIYDKSEKETIPIKEIRSIIDSTK from the coding sequence ATGATTGAAATCACTTACACACACGAATTTAGACGAGAATACAAAAGGCTAGCAAAAAAATATCCGTCTCTATACACAGACATTCAAAAACTTATCATAAATCTGACGGAAAACCCAACTACCGGAAAGCCGCTTGGTTCTGAAATTTTCAAAATCAGATGGCCAGTAAAAAGTAAAGGGAAAGGCAAAAGTGGAGGAATTAGGATAATTACACATTTCATGTTCACTGACAACGAGTTAGTGTTAATTACCATTTACGATAAGTCCGAAAAAGAAACTATTCCTATTAAGGAAATTCGTTCTATAATTGATTCA
- the dnaE gene encoding DNA polymerase III subunit alpha: MQFSHLHCHTQFSLLDGAADIKKLFKKAKEDNMPAVAITDHGNMFGVFEFVAEGNKQGIKPIVGCEFYVVEDRHIRQFTKDKKDVRHHQLLLAKDEQGYKNLVKMCSLGFIEGMYGKYPRIDKELIVKYHKGLIATTCCIGAIIPKTILRKSEEEAEREFKWWLDLFGEDFYVELQRHEIRDQLIVNQVLVKFARKYNVKIIASNDSHYVDQEDWNAHDILLCINTGDKQSTPSAKDFDDDKGIPKGSRFAFFNDQFYFKNTSEMMKLFNDLPESLDNTNEIVDKIKALDLRKDILLPNFPIPEEFKTHTLSEMFGKKELTADVLNQWEYLKHLTFEGAKFKYGTITPEIEDRLNFELQTIRNMGFPGYFLIVADFIDAGRKMGVFIGPGRGSAAGSVVAYCTGITNIDPIKYDLLFERFLNPDRISLPDIDTDFDDEGRQKVIDYVVKKYGYNQVAQIVTYGTMAAKSAIKDVARVMDLPLADANMLAKLVPDKPTYNMTLNRIFTAPLEGEGSLTKKEGIAPEELDNVKKMRAIALGNDLQASVLQEARRLEGTVRNTGIHAAGIIIAPSDLTEIIPVSTSKDSDFLITQYQGKIIEDAGVIKMDFLGLRNLTIIKEALRLIKQNHNVDIVIDDIPLDDPKVFELFQRGETNAIFQFESDGMKKYMRDLIPDRFEHLIAMNALYRPGPIAYIPNFIRRKNGLEEVTYDLPELEEYLADTYGITVYQEQVMLLSQKLGGFTKGQADTLRKAMGKKQIETLNKMKGDFMKGGAEKGLDTKKLEKIWTDWEAFASYAFNKSHSTCYAFVAYQTAYLKAHYTAEYMSAVLTSSLGNIEKITFFMEECKAQGLKVLGPDINESDRQFNANKKSEIRFGLAGVKGSGDAAVESIIEERNQNGPFKDIFDFIIRVNLRTVNKKTIESLAYAGGFDCFPEYHRAQYFATEPGESGTFIEKLIRYANNYHAEKASAQSSLFGAFGGNEILMSKPKAAEVMPWDDLAKLRYEQDVVGFYISGHPLDTFRVELDNFCNCTVDKVMEIGENERAPKYFGKEINVGGIVTSAQERMSRNGSLFMIFKIEDYRGSMEMLLGGEDYIRFKNYLQVGQFLYIKGKVQNRWKQEDQFEFKISQIQLLTEIREKMCRKIRINLTLDQIDAQFIHLLNETFGNHPGACAVNMTVVDPETHLEVEMVSRGYRVAPTNELFKVLNGFHGVKFFLN, encoded by the coding sequence ATGCAATTTTCACACTTGCACTGCCACACCCAATTTTCACTTCTCGACGGTGCGGCGGATATAAAAAAGCTTTTCAAAAAGGCCAAGGAAGACAATATGCCTGCCGTTGCCATCACGGATCATGGAAACATGTTTGGCGTGTTCGAATTTGTAGCGGAAGGCAATAAGCAGGGAATTAAGCCGATTGTAGGATGCGAATTTTATGTGGTGGAAGACCGGCATATCCGACAGTTTACAAAAGATAAAAAGGACGTCCGGCATCACCAGTTGCTGCTGGCAAAAGACGAACAGGGATACAAAAACCTGGTTAAAATGTGTTCGCTCGGCTTTATAGAGGGAATGTATGGCAAGTATCCCCGGATTGATAAAGAGCTGATTGTCAAGTATCATAAGGGATTAATTGCCACGACTTGCTGCATTGGAGCTATTATTCCGAAGACCATTTTAAGAAAGAGTGAAGAGGAAGCGGAGAGGGAATTTAAATGGTGGCTGGATCTGTTCGGAGAAGATTTCTATGTGGAATTGCAACGCCATGAGATCCGCGATCAATTAATTGTGAACCAGGTTCTTGTCAAATTTGCCAGGAAATACAATGTTAAGATTATCGCCTCCAATGACTCGCATTATGTGGATCAGGAAGACTGGAATGCGCATGATATCTTGCTGTGTATCAATACGGGCGATAAGCAAAGCACGCCTTCGGCAAAGGATTTTGACGATGATAAAGGCATTCCGAAAGGCTCGCGTTTCGCGTTTTTCAATGATCAGTTTTATTTCAAAAACACCAGCGAAATGATGAAGCTGTTCAACGACTTGCCCGAGTCGCTGGACAATACGAATGAAATTGTAGATAAAATAAAAGCCCTGGATCTGCGGAAAGATATTCTGCTGCCTAATTTCCCGATTCCCGAAGAATTTAAGACGCATACTTTGTCGGAAATGTTTGGTAAAAAGGAGCTTACGGCCGATGTGTTAAACCAGTGGGAATATCTCAAACACCTTACATTCGAAGGGGCGAAGTTCAAATATGGAACGATAACGCCTGAGATAGAGGACCGTCTGAACTTTGAGCTGCAAACGATCCGGAACATGGGTTTTCCGGGTTACTTCCTGATCGTGGCCGATTTTATTGACGCAGGCCGCAAAATGGGCGTTTTCATTGGTCCAGGACGTGGTTCGGCAGCCGGCTCCGTGGTGGCCTATTGCACCGGGATCACCAACATTGACCCGATCAAGTACGACCTGCTTTTCGAGCGTTTCCTGAATCCTGACCGTATTTCACTTCCTGATATTGATACGGATTTCGATGATGAAGGCCGTCAGAAAGTGATCGATTATGTTGTTAAAAAATATGGCTATAACCAGGTTGCGCAAATTGTAACATACGGCACGATGGCCGCCAAATCGGCGATCAAGGACGTAGCGCGCGTGATGGACCTGCCGCTTGCAGATGCTAATATGCTCGCGAAACTTGTTCCGGACAAGCCCACCTATAATATGACGCTTAACCGGATCTTTACAGCGCCGCTGGAAGGAGAGGGGAGTTTGACGAAGAAAGAAGGAATTGCGCCTGAGGAGTTGGATAATGTGAAGAAAATGCGCGCTATTGCACTAGGCAACGACTTGCAGGCAAGCGTTTTACAAGAAGCAAGAAGGCTGGAAGGAACTGTGCGAAACACGGGAATTCACGCAGCAGGGATCATTATCGCTCCAAGTGATTTAACTGAAATCATTCCCGTAAGCACATCCAAAGATTCCGACTTCCTGATTACGCAATATCAGGGGAAGATTATTGAAGATGCGGGGGTTATTAAGATGGACTTTTTGGGTCTGCGAAACCTGACGATCATTAAGGAAGCATTGCGGCTGATCAAGCAGAACCATAATGTCGATATAGTGATCGACGACATTCCGCTGGACGATCCCAAAGTGTTTGAATTGTTCCAGAGAGGTGAAACCAACGCGATTTTCCAGTTTGAATCCGATGGGATGAAAAAATATATGCGCGACCTGATCCCCGATCGTTTCGAGCACTTGATCGCCATGAACGCATTATACCGCCCGGGTCCGATCGCCTACATTCCGAACTTCATCCGCCGTAAAAATGGATTAGAGGAAGTAACATATGATTTACCGGAACTGGAAGAGTATCTGGCGGATACATACGGGATTACGGTTTACCAGGAGCAAGTAATGCTTCTGTCCCAAAAGCTGGGCGGATTCACCAAAGGACAAGCTGATACATTGCGTAAAGCAATGGGTAAGAAGCAGATAGAAACGCTGAACAAAATGAAGGGCGACTTCATGAAAGGCGGCGCGGAGAAAGGCCTGGATACCAAAAAGCTCGAAAAGATCTGGACGGACTGGGAGGCTTTTGCATCTTATGCATTTAACAAATCCCACTCGACATGCTACGCCTTCGTTGCTTACCAGACAGCCTATCTGAAAGCGCATTATACCGCAGAATACATGTCTGCTGTATTGACGAGCTCGCTGGGCAACATTGAAAAGATCACATTCTTCATGGAGGAATGTAAAGCGCAGGGATTGAAGGTTTTAGGGCCGGATATTAATGAGTCTGACAGGCAGTTCAATGCAAATAAGAAAAGTGAGATCCGTTTTGGACTGGCAGGTGTGAAGGGAAGCGGCGACGCGGCCGTGGAATCCATCATCGAGGAGAGGAATCAGAACGGGCCGTTTAAAGATATATTTGATTTTATCATTCGCGTCAACCTGCGAACCGTTAATAAGAAGACGATAGAAAGTCTGGCTTATGCAGGTGGATTCGACTGTTTTCCGGAATATCACCGTGCGCAGTATTTTGCAACCGAGCCGGGAGAGTCAGGAACATTTATTGAAAAATTGATCCGTTACGCCAATAATTATCATGCAGAAAAGGCCTCGGCACAGTCGTCGCTTTTTGGTGCATTTGGTGGAAATGAAATATTGATGTCTAAGCCGAAGGCAGCCGAGGTTATGCCTTGGGATGATCTGGCGAAGCTGCGTTATGAGCAGGATGTGGTTGGTTTTTATATTTCCGGGCATCCACTGGATACATTCAGGGTAGAGCTTGACAACTTCTGTAACTGCACGGTAGACAAGGTGATGGAGATCGGTGAAAACGAACGGGCACCCAAATATTTTGGCAAGGAAATCAATGTGGGCGGAATCGTAACGAGTGCGCAGGAACGCATGTCGCGGAATGGCAGCTTGTTTATGATCTTCAAAATCGAGGATTACCGCGGCTCGATGGAAATGCTTTTGGGTGGTGAGGATTACATTCGTTTCAAAAATTACTTACAGGTTGGTCAGTTCCTGTACATTAAAGGCAAGGTGCAGAACCGCTGGAAACAGGAAGATCAGTTTGAGTTTAAAATTTCTCAGATCCAGCTGCTGACCGAAATCCGTGAGAAGATGTGCCGCAAGATCCGTATAAACCTGACTTTGGATCAGATTGACGCGCAGTTTATTCATTTGCTTAACGAAACCTTTGGTAATCACCCCGGTGCGTGCGCGGTAAATATGACCGTTGTAGATCCTGAAACGCATTTGGAAGTGGAAATGGTGTCGCGCGGTTACCGGGTTGCGCCTACGAATGAACTGTTCAAAGTGCTCAATGGATTTCATGGGGTAAAATTCTTTTTAAACTAA
- a CDS encoding type 1 glutamine amidotransferase: MNDNKKHFRIAILDMYDGFENEGMRCIKKIITAFGEQESLDVAYTVFDVRQRLEIPGMDFDAYISTGGPGNPSPVGAAWEKKFFGFLDQMLRFNASRHNKVKKHLFLICHSFQMACIHWQLASVSKRRKTSFGTFPVYKSAAGRKDPLLSALADPFWIVDSRDYQVTQPNQFAFDDVGAKLLCLEKIRPHVPLERAIMAIRFSKEIVGTQFHPEADAEGMLRYFLREDKKAAIIANHGEAKYNDMIMHLNDPDKIMMTESVIIPAFLKNALNKTFQPAYA; encoded by the coding sequence ATGAACGATAACAAAAAACATTTCCGGATTGCCATTCTGGATATGTACGATGGCTTCGAAAATGAAGGAATGCGTTGTATTAAAAAAATTATAACTGCATTCGGTGAGCAGGAATCTTTGGACGTTGCCTACACTGTTTTCGACGTCCGACAAAGATTGGAGATTCCCGGAATGGATTTCGACGCATACATTTCAACTGGCGGCCCCGGTAACCCTTCGCCGGTCGGCGCGGCTTGGGAGAAGAAATTTTTTGGATTTTTGGATCAAATGCTGCGGTTCAATGCCAGCCGGCATAACAAGGTCAAAAAACACCTCTTCCTGATTTGTCACTCATTCCAGATGGCCTGCATTCACTGGCAATTGGCGAGCGTGAGCAAGAGACGGAAAACTTCCTTCGGCACATTTCCTGTATACAAATCTGCTGCTGGGCGCAAGGATCCTCTTTTATCAGCGTTGGCAGATCCGTTCTGGATCGTTGATTCACGCGATTATCAGGTTACACAACCTAACCAATTCGCTTTTGATGATGTGGGCGCTAAGCTGCTTTGTTTAGAAAAAATCAGGCCGCATGTGCCGCTGGAACGTGCTATAATGGCCATCCGTTTCTCGAAAGAGATCGTAGGAACACAGTTTCATCCGGAGGCCGACGCCGAAGGCATGCTCCGATACTTTTTACGTGAAGACAAAAAAGCCGCCATCATTGCTAATCATGGTGAAGCTAAATACAATGATATGATCATGCACTTGAATGATCCCGATAAGATTATGATGACTGAATCTGTGATCATACCCGCGTTTCTTAAGAATGCTTTGAACAAAACTTTTCAGCCTGCCTATGCATAA
- a CDS encoding aldose 1-epimerase family protein yields MNYSIENHFLKISVQEKGAELCQIQSAITGKGFLWDADPEVWASYAPVLFPVIGAIKDGFVNYKGKQYAVPRHGFIRNNADVKLVDQTNDSLTFGLKFSEKTLEIYPFEFEFRITYGLQEKRIIVNHEVINHGNDEMLFSLGGHPAFKCPMHDNEVYEDYYLEFYAVENDATWLLEKDGLVGNTTKPVFENTNILHLNRHLFDNDALIFKHLVSKQVSLRSTKSPQVITLHYDDFKYLGIWAKPGGNFVCIEPWLGIADSADSDQNFETKEGILKLAAGNKFEAKFEIEISE; encoded by the coding sequence ATGAACTACTCAATCGAAAACCATTTTCTAAAAATTTCCGTGCAGGAAAAAGGCGCGGAACTTTGCCAGATCCAGTCAGCCATTACAGGGAAAGGCTTTTTGTGGGACGCCGATCCGGAGGTTTGGGCGAGTTATGCACCGGTACTTTTCCCCGTGATTGGAGCGATTAAGGATGGTTTTGTAAACTACAAAGGCAAGCAATATGCAGTCCCGCGACACGGTTTTATCCGAAATAATGCGGACGTAAAACTTGTCGACCAAACGAACGACAGCCTCACATTCGGACTTAAATTCAGTGAAAAAACATTAGAAATTTACCCATTCGAATTTGAATTCCGCATTACTTACGGCCTGCAAGAAAAGCGGATCATTGTCAATCATGAAGTGATCAATCACGGAAATGACGAAATGTTATTCTCGCTGGGTGGACATCCCGCATTTAAATGTCCTATGCATGACAATGAGGTTTACGAGGATTACTATCTTGAATTCTACGCTGTTGAAAATGACGCAACCTGGCTGTTAGAGAAAGACGGCCTGGTAGGGAATACCACAAAGCCTGTTTTCGAAAACACCAATATCCTTCACTTAAACAGACATTTGTTTGACAACGATGCGCTGATTTTCAAACATTTGGTTTCAAAACAAGTAAGTCTCCGAAGCACAAAATCTCCACAAGTTATCACCCTGCATTACGACGACTTCAAATATCTTGGCATCTGGGCAAAACCCGGCGGCAACTTTGTTTGCATCGAACCCTGGCTAGGGATAGCCGACAGCGCCGACTCGGACCAGAACTTTGAAACCAAAGAGGGCATTTTGAAGCTGGCTGCCGGCAACAAGTTCGAAGCGAAGTTCGAGATCGAAATTAGCGAATAG
- the trxA gene encoding thioredoxin, which produces MGKALEITDSTFEDLIQGDKPVLVDFWAEWCGPCKMIGPVVEQLAGEYEGKAVIGKMDVDMNSSIPAKFGIRSIPTLMIFKGGQLVDKVVGVVPKTTLEDKLNAQIEATVL; this is translated from the coding sequence ATGGGAAAAGCACTTGAAATTACCGATAGCACCTTTGAAGATCTCATCCAGGGAGATAAACCAGTACTTGTTGACTTTTGGGCTGAATGGTGCGGTCCTTGTAAAATGATCGGACCGGTTGTAGAACAATTGGCCGGTGAATATGAGGGCAAGGCAGTTATTGGTAAAATGGATGTGGATATGAACTCTTCGATACCAGCTAAATTCGGTATTCGCAGTATCCCAACATTGATGATTTTTAAAGGCGGACAATTAGTAGATAAAGTTGTAGGTGTTGTGCCAAAAACAACTTTGGAAGATAAATTAAACGCACAAATCGAGGCTACTGTTTTGTAG
- a CDS encoding aspartate aminotransferase family protein, whose product MHISHRQHFFDHLAQTSDYPLALEIVKAEGVYMYGPDGRKYMDLISGIAVSNVGHRHPKVLAAVHEQLEKHMHLLVYGEYVQSTQVQLAKALTETLQLSSANPSPYGMMDNVYFTNSGTEAVEGAMKLAKRFTGRDEFVSCFNAYHGATQGALSLAGAEFFKRNFRPLLPGVTHIQHGFLPDIEKITNKTAAVIIEVIGGESGVRVPGDDYFPALRKKCTETGALLIFDEIQSGYGRTGSFWAFKQFNVYPDILLSAKGMGGGMPIGAFMASQEIMRVFKNNPILGHITTFGGHPVSCASSLAALQVTLEEGLAASAIEKGALFKALLVHPAIKEVRGRGLMLAAEMESFAKLKDTIDRCIERGVVTDWFLFCDNSMRIAPPLTITEDQIREACDVILSVLNDSNI is encoded by the coding sequence ATGCATATATCCCACCGTCAACACTTCTTCGATCATCTCGCCCAGACGTCCGATTACCCGCTTGCCCTGGAAATTGTGAAAGCCGAGGGCGTCTATATGTACGGCCCGGACGGCAGGAAATACATGGACCTGATTTCCGGAATCGCGGTCAGCAATGTTGGCCACAGGCATCCGAAGGTGTTAGCAGCTGTCCATGAGCAACTTGAAAAGCATATGCACTTGCTTGTGTACGGAGAATATGTACAAAGCACGCAAGTGCAGCTCGCAAAGGCACTCACTGAAACATTACAGTTATCGAGCGCAAATCCTTCGCCATATGGCATGATGGATAATGTATACTTTACAAATTCCGGGACGGAAGCAGTCGAAGGCGCGATGAAACTGGCCAAACGATTTACCGGTCGTGATGAATTTGTTTCTTGCTTTAATGCTTATCACGGGGCTACGCAAGGTGCATTAAGTCTGGCCGGAGCGGAGTTTTTCAAGAGAAATTTCCGCCCGCTGCTTCCCGGCGTCACGCACATTCAGCACGGTTTCTTGCCGGATATTGAAAAAATAACAAATAAAACGGCCGCAGTTATCATTGAAGTCATTGGAGGAGAATCCGGGGTGCGTGTACCGGGTGATGACTATTTTCCTGCACTTCGAAAAAAATGCACTGAGACAGGCGCGCTTTTAATTTTTGATGAAATTCAGTCAGGATATGGCCGTACGGGATCGTTCTGGGCCTTTAAGCAGTTTAATGTTTACCCCGACATATTGCTCAGTGCCAAAGGAATGGGCGGCGGAATGCCGATTGGTGCCTTTATGGCTTCGCAGGAAATCATGCGTGTTTTCAAAAACAATCCAATACTTGGCCACATTACCACATTTGGCGGGCATCCGGTAAGCTGCGCGTCTTCGCTGGCGGCACTGCAAGTAACATTAGAGGAAGGCCTGGCGGCGTCTGCCATCGAAAAAGGAGCACTTTTCAAAGCATTGCTGGTCCATCCGGCCATTAAGGAAGTAAGAGGAAGAGGCTTGATGCTCGCGGCGGAAATGGAATCATTCGCAAAGTTGAAGGACACCATTGATCGCTGCATTGAACGCGGCGTAGTTACCGACTGGTTTTTGTTTTGCGACAACTCCATGCGCATTGCCCCGCCGCTTACCATTACCGAAGACCAGATCCGCGAAGCTTGCGACGTAATATTATCCGTTTTGAACGATAGCAACATATGA
- a CDS encoding type II toxin-antitoxin system HicB family antitoxin, translated as MKIIKVLIGRSKDFYGAHSMNVKGINGGGETIEEVKKSVMECIEIIKTFDDKNIPAALKGEYEIEWRLDVGSFLQYYKGIFSQTGIARLTGINEKLLNHYASGLKKPRPAQAKKIEAALHQLGSELLALKL; from the coding sequence ATGAAAATCATTAAGGTGCTCATAGGGCGAAGTAAAGATTTTTACGGTGCGCATTCTATGAATGTAAAAGGCATCAATGGTGGCGGGGAGACTATCGAAGAAGTTAAAAAGTCAGTGATGGAATGCATTGAGATCATCAAGACTTTTGATGACAAAAATATCCCAGCTGCCTTAAAAGGCGAGTATGAAATTGAGTGGCGGCTGGATGTAGGCAGCTTTTTGCAATATTACAAAGGTATTTTTAGCCAAACGGGCATTGCGCGCTTGACTGGAATCAATGAAAAGCTCTTAAACCACTATGCTTCCGGTTTGAAAAAGCCCCGTCCCGCGCAAGCGAAAAAGATTGAAGCTGCACTGCACCAACTGGGCAGTGAGCTTCTGGCGTTGAAATTGTAG
- a CDS encoding DUF2461 domain-containing protein: MESKTLHFLSQLAENNNRDWFQQNRKDYDAAKADLEQLVAYLIQEVGKFQDLGNLQVKECIFRINRDIRFSKNKAPYKNNLSAGIGPGGKGSGKIDYYLQIQPGNKTFLGGGMWETTPEQLARFRQEIDYNADELKQIIHDKEFHAYYPNIEGEALKTTPKGYAKDHPEIELLKQKQLFFSHTFTDKEVASKDFGKMVVKGISILKPFTDYMNYVIYEQPAES, from the coding sequence ATGGAATCCAAAACACTTCACTTTTTAAGTCAACTAGCCGAAAATAATAACAGGGATTGGTTCCAGCAAAATAGAAAGGATTACGATGCAGCAAAGGCGGATTTGGAGCAACTGGTCGCTTACCTGATCCAGGAAGTGGGCAAGTTTCAGGATCTGGGCAATTTGCAAGTCAAAGAATGTATTTTCAGGATCAACCGCGATATCCGGTTTTCAAAAAATAAAGCACCCTACAAAAATAACCTGAGTGCGGGCATCGGCCCGGGTGGCAAGGGCTCCGGGAAAATCGACTATTATCTTCAAATACAGCCAGGTAACAAGACGTTTCTGGGCGGCGGCATGTGGGAAACCACACCCGAGCAACTGGCCAGATTTCGTCAGGAGATCGATTACAATGCGGATGAGTTGAAGCAGATTATCCATGACAAAGAATTTCATGCCTATTACCCGAACATCGAAGGCGAGGCTTTGAAAACGACGCCAAAAGGTTACGCCAAAGATCATCCTGAGATTGAGCTCCTGAAACAGAAGCAACTTTTTTTCTCTCACACTTTCACAGATAAAGAAGTGGCTTCCAAGGACTTTGGAAAAATGGTCGTAAAAGGCATTTCGATCCTTAAACCTTTTACGGATTATATGAATTATGTTATATATGAACAGCCTGCGGAGTCCTGA